From a single Syntrophorhabdales bacterium genomic region:
- a CDS encoding cysteine rich repeat-containing protein, whose product MGRGLILGLCFFLAVLFTGDALAADKGPVETVLDGCQKEFETYCKNVTPGEGRLLACLFAYEDKLSPRCEYSLYDAAAQLERAVTALTYVANECKDDLKAYCSAIQPGEGRLLTCLDKQQSKISKRCSQALKDVG is encoded by the coding sequence ATGGGCCGTGGATTGATTTTGGGGTTGTGCTTTTTTCTTGCAGTACTCTTTACCGGTGACGCGCTGGCAGCAGACAAAGGGCCCGTAGAAACGGTTCTCGACGGCTGTCAGAAGGAATTTGAAACTTACTGCAAGAATGTAACACCCGGCGAAGGGCGTCTTCTTGCCTGTCTCTTTGCCTATGAGGACAAACTGTCACCACGCTGCGAATATTCATTGTATGATGCAGCCGCCCAGCTGGAGCGAGCAGTCACGGCCCTGACCTATGTGGCAAACGAGTGTAAAGACGACCTGAAAGCATACTGCTCAGCCATACAGCCGGGAGAAGGCAGACTGCTCACCTGTCTGGATAAGCAGCAAAGCAAAATAAGTAAACGTTGCAGCCAGGCGCTGAAGGACGTCGG